The genome window AAATTAGAATTCAGTTCTTGACTGCCTTTAAATGAATTTACGTGTTCCCGTGTGGACTagaataatatatttttgtacCTGAATTTCATCACgttcttttttatctggaaTTGCTCTAGCTTCTGTggtatatttttcaaaaactttacgctccttttgcagttttttgatttccttttttttatattcttctaTTTCAGCCAGTTCTTGGGCTTTCTGCTGTTGAAAGTCTGCAATTTCTTTCCTATAATTATGAAACAAAGTTGTAGTTTTAGCCCAAAATGACTTACAATCTGgattttaaggaagaaaataaagagtcTGAATTTTGCGGTCATTTATTCCAAACCAGCATGTTACCCTCAAGAAGACTTAACCATAAATAGTATTAGTTATTTAAGGAGTAAGAATTGTCACACAGTTAAGTGTTTGAAGTCCAGCAATTTCCATTTTTAGATCATCTAGTCACAAAAGTTATCCTGAATTTAACAAAGCTTTTGCTAAAATCTTCCAACATTCTTCAAAGCAGTAGAACACCACTGCCCCAAAAGTACCAGGGAAAAGAATCTGCTGACAGCAGGAGACGACAAATCAAAACATCATCCAGTGACATGAtgctgtttccaaaaaaaacaaaacagactttGGTAGCAATAGGTATGCCACATTTTAGTCACCAGAGATAATTATTCTGCTCTATATGTCACTTACAAGTCCCCcagttcaaataaaaatattcttagttTGTACACACCAACATCCGatccaaaggaaaagcatcAATCATGTTAGCATAAAGATCAGTTCTGAAAGACGAATTTAGGGCTGTGTTATCACTCAGAACAGAAGTATACAAATTCTCCAAGTATAGCCTTTCAGGATATCATATTAAACTAGTAGGGGTTCTTAATATTATAATTTGTGTGTGAGTAATAATTACAGTTTAATATATACATAGAGCAACAACCAGTTCTGGACCTATGTCTCCACTATAACCAAAATACGTCAATAATTTACCTGTGCTGTTGGTAACTGGACATTACAATAGTCTGCAACATACTATGTAAGTGAATGcaccaaaacattttaactgaaaattacCTGATACTTGCCAAGGCATGTTCTCTTTCTTCACGGAGTTTAGTTAGAGTTGCGTTTTCAGCTCTGAATCTCTCTATTTCAGTTTCCAGTTCAGTGAGTCTCTCTCTCAGTACCTGGGATGGAACAGTCTTTCCTGTCAAAGAACAGCCAGATGCAAGTTATCGTAAGTGCCATCTCTAAGACTGAAGTAAACAATTATCATGCAccagttaaataaataaatcaagttaTACTATTTTAGATATAGCAATAGTATTGCAAAAATTTCTACTATTCAAATCACACAGAAGTGACACTGTAAAGCACTCTGCACCGTTTAGTGAAGTACCTCAAATACCGAGTACATTATCATCCTTGTAGAACTAAATATGTATTAGGAATTGGAATGTGAAGGGCTTCATGTCAAGctagagaaattaaatgaaggTATAAGGGCCAAGCATCAAACAGGACAGTTTATGgttctaggttttttttaagttttattcaACACCAAAGCCTGCTCACAGCCATCACTAATCTGAAATCTATTGCAAAGCTGATAATGGGATTCGTggccttttttttccatccGTTTCCTGTTCAGTCACTACTTAACACTCCCAGAATTTTAATAGTCTGCTTCTGAGTATGCAACAGAAGAGCCTAAATACTGATACTGCAGTGTAGGTAGTTGCCTCATTCACCCTTAAATGCTGTGAGATTCAATAAAAAACCAGCACCCTAGCCCTCTTCCTGCAAACATCATCTAGCAGGCACGTCTAGACAACCCTACAAAATCAATTCTGCACAAAACAATAAGCAGAAGTAGCTACTTTCATGTGAACTTCTCataaaaacctaaacaaaatcCTGAACATTCACTGGAGCAGAGTTTGAAACCAAGAGCTCACCACCTAAGAGAGAAAAGATTTCAGTCCTAGGCCATGCCACCCTGATCTCACTGaacaactgcatttttcatgATCTCACATAAACGCATAAAAGCTTCAACAGGAGCTTTAGAGGAGTCCTTCCTGGCTATGACTACACGGTCAAAATCAGCTTGggcaaagcagaaaagtgaATCCATGTTCCCCATATTGCACATGAATTCTCTAGATACTGTACTACTGTTGGAAAATACGGACAGGGCTGCTGCCTCCTTATATTTTATAAGAGGAAGAAGCTAACCTAACAGTGCACGGCATTACCCTGCTCTGGTACAAACGTAGCGGAAAGGGAGGTACCGCTTCATTTTCGGCATGCCTTTGGTACTTCCCTTCATTTAGAAACAGTGACCCAGAAGCTCCAGATCAAGTTAGTCCAATGAGCTGGCCTGACAGAAAACTAGcctccaggaaagaaaaaaattagaaaaataaaataaatgaaactttCACTGATTGTACTCATCCTGCAAGCTACGTAATTGTTAGATCAGACATCAGACATGCAACCAGGAGAGGAGATGAAAGGTGAGAAGAGAGCCATTTCCTGCAGCAGAAGTCTGTACTTACACCCTTTGGTGTAATGTCAGGTTGCAGCTTAGGTGTTAGAAGGAAAGACTTGTAATATGTCTTCATTTCCTACCAGTTGCTGTTCTCTCACCTCCTGGCTCCTGTTCCACATTTGATTTGATTTCACGCTCTGAATGACAGCCTGCCTTCTGTTTTGGTTTCAGTGAAAGGAACAGCTTCATCATCAGGTTTGATGCGGGAGGTCCATTTGAATCAGTGTCCACTGCAGACTCTTCGGATATTTCATCTCCTCTCTTTGACGCAACTTTCCTCTTTATTACCTTATCTGGGACAGTTGTGTCATTCTTACTGGAAAAGTCCATCTGTAAAGgttttttagtgtatttttcaGGTAAATCACTGTTAACATCAGTTTCATCCAGGTCACTCCATGTTCTTTCATCATCAAACTCAAACTTATTCCTACTTATACAAGACATGTTTTTCTGATGGTCTGAAGCTTTTAGAATCTTTTGCTTTAACAGTGCACTGCAATCTTTGTCTGACAAGCCAACGTCACCATctccatttttgctttctttgctgatgTCTGTAACAGAACCTCCATAATCAAAAAATTCTGGATCACTTTCCCTATGGCTTATAACGGATGTCCTTGCATCTTCATTTTCATGCTTTAATGTGGTCTCAAATTCACTCTCAGAATCTGTAGTAGTATCACCACTGCCTTCACCCTTATCTTCATTTACAATCCACtgattactttttaaagcaggagctgctgtcatagaagaagctgaaaatattaCACTGTCTGTTTTATTCAATGGATCCTTCATTCTAAAAGCTGTTCCTGAATTTGAGACTGTATGCATGACTGCTCTATCATTTATATTTCCCTGTATCATACAGtctgcttttctattttccttatTTGTAAGTTCAGCAGCCAGTGCCTTtacttgctgctgttttaccTTGATAGGGGTAGAAGACATTCTACGGCCTTTTAAAGTCTGCTGATCTTGAGCTAAGATCCTTTGCACAAATGAAGAATTACTTGAGAAAGATATTTCATCTGCAGCTTGTTCTAGAAACAAAAATTCATCTAATTCTagattctctttttctttttctttttcccagttttccagCTTATTCTGAAATGAAACTTCAAAAGACAGTTCTGAATCTTTTACAGGGTTACCTACAGGACATTTAGAATTAGAAAAGGCACTGGCCAGCTCACAAGGCAACTGAGGTTTTTCTGTGCCAGGTAATTTTTTTCGGATTTTGCCAATGTTAAACTTATCAAATCCTACTAagttctctttattttctactttgttGTTAATTTCTGATGGGAAAGAATCTTTCATCTGTCCATCATGATTTTTTCCTGGTTGCATTCttgtttctatattttttccattgtgaTTCCTGAGTACCAGGGTCTTCTGAATAGGACAATGTTTTGCTTTATCAGCATGGTTATATTTTTTACACTGTGCTAAAGGGTTCTCAGGAACCAGTTCTTTGCCAGGAGGCAcggttttcttctgtatttgtgaTCCATCTACTTTAGTAACATTTCTGTCGTCTGAAGCCTTTTGTTGAAGTTTTGGGGTGTTTCTTCCAGGTTTTGTAATATTAGATTTGGCATTAGTGAATCTTGTTAAGCCTTCTCCTCTTTTCAGGAAGGGTCGCTTGATCACTGGTTTTTGAACAGCTGATCCATTTGTCCTCTGAAAAGGGGTAAGGAAAAAGTCAAACATAAAATGTTACAGTTTCAAGATTTCTTCAAATAAACCCCACGTATGACTAGGAGTTTATACACTACATTTCTACTGGGTTTCTAAAGACATCTTAAACAAGTGAAGTATTTGAGGcttactgtttcattttaagaacGTGAATATTGCATTCAGTGGTAGCTGTTGATGTTAGAATCTTCcttgtacatttttaaagcacctATCACATCTTGGAACAACACATAAAGAAcaataaagttaaaaatacaaataaccTGTAACTTCTGGGTTTGCTCCCGACGCTGCTCTTCTAGTTTTATCTGTTCTTCCAGGAATTCTTCaaatgtctgtttcttttcctgaatcGCAGCTTTAATAGGTCtagtataattaaaaaaaaaaaaaggaaaaggaaaagatcagATCTTACATTTCTATATAAAATAACTGTGTTTAACATCACTGCTATTCAAAAACCTAAGGTGCAGTTACATAGAAGATGACAAATTATGAGGTACTTCTATCATTAAGTGTCAAAGTTAATCTAATAAATGCATTGTGACACTAGCCGTTTATCCTTTGAGAAATGGTTTAATCAAATCCTTGCTATAGTTAATATACGTATCTAAAAAGATACTGTATGCAGGTTTtggctgtttcttctttcattgGTTTTCTCAAGGACCCTTTCTTCTGCTCAGGTCACCAAACTTTCACTTGTATTTTAGGCAAACTGCCCATTTCTACAGCACCACCTTCCCACTCTGTAACGCTACTGAGATGGTGTTCCTTATCTCCCCTTTCACACTACTCCTCCTTTACAGGagtactgggtctggctggcaTGGAGTGAGCTTTCTTCAGAGCTGTTCATATGGTACTGTGTTTTGGAGATGTGACTACAAtggtgttgataacacaccaatgttttaAGCTATAGCGTCAAGCTTTCTTTGGTTTTTCATCCTactccccatccccaggcagtagctgggggtgggcaagatgctgagaggggacacagccagaacagctgacctgaattgaccaaagggctattccatgCTGTATGACACCATGTTCAGCAGTAAAAACCAAGGACTTGGTCTTCCAAAAGTAGCTGTTGGTCAGAGACCAAGCGGGCAGCCATCTGCTTGCAGGAGGTGGATGGTGACTGCCTGTGCATCACCTGGgtttccccaccaccaccccctttCCTTTACTTactaaactgtttttatctcaacccacacATTCTTTCAAGTTTGCTCCTCTGATACCCTCTCCCATTCCATTCTGGTGGACAGAGTGAGCAAGCAACCAGGtgggtgcttagctgctggctgggctcaacccaccacagcctggaaTGAGGATTTCTCAGATTTCTGATGACCtggcagaaaaggcagagctTTAAAACAATGCCAACCACTACTAATTCTATCAACTCCATAAACAAAGCCTTTACCACACTCAAGAAAGCTTCTGCCACAAACACTATTATTACTTCTTAGCCATATACAGACATTTAAACAAACATAACTTCTGGTAGTAAAAAGTCACAGCCTTACACTCCTCCTTCACGTTACTACTTTCACCACCTAACAACGGATAAGTTGTAATAAATCAGATTGGGAACAGCAATTATAACTGCTTATATCCTAAGCTATACTAAAACAGGCTTCTAAATTATCATTACCCCCAGGCTGCACACACCTTTTCAGCCAATACACATCACATCTTTCACGGCCATAAGCAATTTCAAGTCAGAGCCTCTCTTACTACAGGTCTCCGTAGTACCTAGCAAAATGGAATCCTTGGTTGAGAAAGCTACACATATTGAGAATATCAGACTCTTTCAATCAGGACTCAGAACTGAGCCAAACTTGTGTTATTTGACAAAAATTGCATAATAATGGTCTGAATTACCTTTCCTCTGTATCAGTCCAcaaatgttttcctctgctggaATTCTCAGAGAGATCTGCATTTTTCACACATAAAGGATCAATGTGATCATCATCACTCTCCATTAATATTTCCATCTTTTGTTCTGGACACCACAtgttttttcctatgaaattaataaaatggtttttttttcctccccaacaACAAGTCACTCTTCAGCTCATACTTCAAGCAGCATTCAGGTCCGATTAAAACAAGAAGGGAGCTTCATGGTAATGTAGTCTGGATTCCTGCATAAAATAGTCCTAGGATTTCCCCAAATTAATCCTTACTTGAATTtgagctttgtttttaaaagaacatcCAATTATGCATTAAAAATCTTCCACAGACCTTAAATAACTTATTCTGATTGTTCATCTTCTTTGCTACTGTTAATTTatggcataaaaataaaaataactgaacaAATTTGGGTGCCTGTTGTACTGAAGAGCTCTCCTACCAAGCTTCTGTCTCCCACACATATACGTATAAATTAAGATCAATTTATCCTGTCACATTCTCTTAAACCAAACTGATTAAAAACTTTCAAGCTGGCATGAAGTATGACGAAATGCAATTTCATACCTTTTCCCTGAAACCCCTTCAGGTTAATAAGGTTTAACTTTACTAAATTGCTAGattcaaaccaaaaccactaTTCCAGTCATAGCAGCAGAGTAGTCATGCTGGTGCCAATGGTAAAAGTGGGAAGAGGTGGAAAGATGAAGAATTTCAGTGCATTGCTTCTGATGTACAAGTAATTTTTAGTCATATGGTGCACCCTTGTCAGCCCATCTTGATTCCTAATTCCAGGTCAGGTACTAAGCCTCACAACAGAGCTGGTCTGAAGACATTCTGTATCCCTGAACAGATTGTTATTCTCCATTTGCCATGTGAAGACGTGGCTACACCTCAGTTCAAACAATTCAGCTATCCAATACCTGTAGTTATTTGCTATTTTCCCAGTCTTCATCACATATATAAGCTTTCGcagtcatatttttttcctaaaatagaCAAGCATTTCACATAAGACAGAAGAACTTGATTTTTGTCTCATGCTGCTTTTAACAGAACTCAAGTGGACATCAACAGGAACACTCTTGAGGTCTGTAAGCTGTCAGTAAACCAACCAACAAGCCAAGTAAACCAACACTTGTATAAAATCTTCACAGTAAGTAGTAGAAAATTATGTTCACTAACTACAAgcggaaaaaaacccatcacaCACCATGTTATCTAACCAGTAATGTATTTGTCACCCTTGTTTTTCAAACAATTCTACGTTTTCAGAGACACACTCAGACCTTGTTTCTCACAGGCAGACATTCCTGAGAGACTGTTCTTCAAAGATGAGGTGTGTTCTTTGTTGTCTAACTTTTGTAAAAAATCACTGTCTTGTGTATGTGGAGAAACAATTGAAGTGTAAGTTCTGCCTTCAAGGACATTCTGATACCCAGATGATGGTAATCGGCGTAAAGTTGTTAAGCCCGCCGAATGCCCGGGTCTTAGCTGTTGACTTTCAGCCACTACAGTATACccttgaaggaaaagaaaaaaaaaggctgtgtcATTGTGTTTGTATTACCACACCACTGTTCCACAGGAGAACAGAAATGGCACTGAAGGGCAAGACTGATCACCCAGCCTCCATCGTTATGTTACATATCAAAAATAAGTGATTAGGCAATCTGGATTTTGTTCTCATAAACTAAGCCCTAAATTCCTTTTCTCAggcagaatgaaagaaagataaTAATTTAAGTCAGGTTGGACTAATGCTGCCAACAGGAGAAAATACCCCTGCTCAGCTCTCAAAGCTTTTTCCAGCCCAGCACTGTCCCCTCCCTTTGCACACAGCAAACAAGACTGGAAAACTGTTacaagcatttgtttttaaatacaaatcatCTCCCTAGTCCAGTTCATCACCTGAATAAATCTGCACTGCATGAGCACAAACACGGAGGGACCCCTGCATTTGGATATGTGAGAAACAGCTAATCGGAAAGGAAAGCAACTGTTTGTTTTACACTGTcttttatatgtaaaatatgttCTTCAAAACGAGGGTTCCCATCATGGTGCACATCAAGTTACAATTGCAGTTGTCAGTTTAGAAAAACAAGACAGTATTCCTTCTACAGCAGTACTCAATTTCCATCACTGAAGTGATGCAGCATTTTGACTAATCAAGTAGTCTTAGATCAAGAACACTGAATACACCATCAGATTTTAACTGGAAAATGGGATCAAATTCTTCAGTTTACTCAAAGCATGTCCTACGCTTTCTTTCTCAACTTACCAAGAACTGCTGTCTGGCCAGATACCATACtaagcagcttctgctgctcttccatTAGCCTCTGAAGTTGCTCCATCTGTTGTTTCTTTAACTGTTCCTGCTTCTGTTGTTGCAATTCCTTCagctttccaaacaaaaaaatacacatattacAGAGGCTAGGTTTACTTAGAATGTAACCACAGGATTAGTGTTGTCAAGACAAAAggtatttcttgttttaaagatGTTCCATTGTGTAAGTGTTGCATGAAGGAAATTAAGAATTTTTCTACCTATGAATACACATGCTATTTCCAGTTTGCCCTATTAACAGTTCCACTAGTCTTTAATTATGAGGCTATCTGATAATGATAGCCTCATAAAATCTACAAACAGTAGGAATCAGAACACTCAGTTCTACTGCATGGGAAAAACACTCAAATTCTGCTCTTTTAATGTGAACTTCTATTATgctgtgtttttattaaaatgtgaaatacttCAAATTAAAGCTTTAGAgacagggaggtgggggagtGTCTCTTGCTCCCAGATCTCAGTTACAGTGAACACTACTgataaaaagtaccaagaaaaaaagagcatcaaATATTAAGGCTCATGaagctgcctgaaaaaaaagaaaaaaaattaaactactGATTAAATTCAGTCACGCAGTCCTCATTTTCTTGTGTAGCAGGAGTCCCTGGCCCTGTCTCAAGACCAGCCTCAAGGGCCGTATGGAGGCAGGGCATTGCTGTGGTTTGGTTGGGTGCAGAATGGGTGGCAGGCCTCTGTGCCCATCTCTGTAACTTCAACACACACATATGCGCTAGTTCCAGCTCTTCCAAAGGAAAGACAGGAGGCCTGATTAAATCCTTCCACAGAATAACAACTGGACCACACCTGTCATCcaacaggtaagaaaaaaattctcttgaATTTCCCTTGTAGTCCCTTAACATTccaatgaaaacagaagacactATGCAAGTAGAAGCTGTCAGCTAACGATCAAGATCCAAAGATCATCTAAAGTCTCATCTCCAAAACCCCTTCACTTATTAAAGAAATCATGCTTCTACTAGTTCTGATAATGACAGCCTcataaaaacaaactgaaaaaaaatctcgtACTTCCAAAACTATGCTCACCACTACAagcatcagttttattttattagaacaCATTAGACTGTCAATAACTTTTGAAGACAGGAGACAATAATCCCTCTTAAGATACAGTTAAACCAGCTACTATCTGTCATTTAGCCACTGTTTGATACTGCTGACAATACTGAAGGagtgaataaatattttcctatcctgtaaaatacaggaaaaaactTACAGCACCAGATAAGTTGTGGAAACCTACTCTAGATTTCTCCCTCTATCCACTGGAGTGAACAGACATAAGGATAGGTGCTAGCAAAATAGACAAGGAGGTGAGCAACTTCATCCGTAACAGCAAGATCTACTGAAGTGCTGCTGAACAATTCCAGCTAAGGCAATTTGTGTCTAGTAATTGGGAAGAGCTACAAGCAAAGGTATAGCCAGTTACACTGGATTAACTGACAtgcattggggaaaaaaacagtaacatcACAGCATTGTAATTCCAGGCCTTTTTGTCCCACTGTCTTGGATATTTCCTCACTCACATTCAGTACTACCATCTCTCTTCATCTAAACAGAGTCAGGTATATGGGTGTACACACCTCCTTTGAGAACTAACTGAAGGTGTTACTATAGATACAAGAGCATACAACTTCACCATGTTGTGAACATCTGCGGTGGAAGTACTACCACCATAATGACTGGCACCCCATTTCTGCAGCTTCCagtgaagaaacaaagcaacatTGTAAAACTGTGTGCACCTTTCCGGGTAAAACGATTTTGAGAACAAGTACACTGCCACcaaatgcaatttcattttaaactggAACCTGTGCCAGCTGGAAACATCAGAAGTTAGACTCAGTAACTGCACATCATGAGGAGGCCATCAACTTTTACTCACACCTAGCTATGACTTAGGACTTGCTCTTTAAGCTTTCTGTGTTCTATGTATTGCAAAGAGTCTGTTCCCTCCCAGGTATGACAAATCACatgcaggaacaaaaaaaaccaaaccttaaTGCATCTATGTCAACGAATTCTAAGATTTTTACCTGTTCAAGCTTTTGTAAGAGTGGATCGCTGTGAGCAGATTTATTCTGACCATCCACTTCACCGTGGACAAAGTCTGTTTTAGAGGTTTCTAGGttacatgctgctgctgctggaaaaggtGTTTCAGTAGTACACTGCTGAAGCATGCGAGAGCTGCCAGACTCTTCACACAAGGAGTCATCGCTTACAGAACAACTGTCTGAAAGATGCAACACTTCAGCAGGGAAAGCTGTGATGTTGTCAGGTCCAGATAACAAGTCTTCTGTGTTGATTTTCAAACCAGTAAAACTAGGATCTAATAAGACTCCAGCACGGGAACTATCGGACATCCAATGTGCAACGAAGTTTTGTTCACTACCCGGATCTTCAACAGCGGGCATCTTTACATTGTATTCCTTTGTTTGCTGGTGTAGCATTAACATAACAATATTGTGTTGTGTAGGGTTAGGACAGCATAACTTTCAAAGTTCCAAGTATTTTGGTATGGAATTATTACCTACTTTTAGCACCTAGAAattaagcaaataaacaaaataagaaatctACAAGAACAGATTTTAGTAAAAGAGTGTTACTCTCTGATAATCAACCTagtgtatttataaaaataagtcACAATCTACTTCTCCCTTGGCAATAGAAGCAATTTGGACaacaaataaatgctttctgtgCAGGAAATCAACATAATCCAACTTCTAATCTTAATATTTATTTGAGTGTGGCTAATATTATCCCAAATATTATAAAGCTGTGTATAATATTCTCCTTAGGGGTACAGTGAGAGattcagaatttttgttttaagtgcCTGCAACCAAAGAAGAGAGGTGATTTGAGGAGCGGAAAGAGAGATTTCCCACACAGGACCTTCATATTAATGCAAAGTTTCAAATATGTCCACctaaatacaaacattttactGCACATATGTCAATGCAGCACTTGTAATTTCCATGTCTTCCTTAGTTTCTCACGTAGAAACTCTACAACCACGCTGCCTGTTAGCTTCTTTCTCCCAACCAGCCTCTTTTAAAATCCATCCGAAGTTTTAAGACTGCAAAAGTTCCAGTGATAACCAAATTCCTACATAAGCATCACAAAACATGAATGCGTTGTGGCAGGTAAGAGACCCAAAGCAACTCCCTTACTTAGGAAGAAAAAGTGCCAGCGctgatgatgatggtgatgacGATGAAGTGGCAGCAAGAGCCTGACCCCTCCGCCTTGCCACCTCCAACTAGTCCCAGGGCAACCAACCTCGGCCCGTGCACACGGGAATACCGAGGAAAGAAGGGGCTGGGGACGAAGGAGTGGCAGCCACAGCGGCCCAGGCTCAGCAGTCCCGTCTATCAGGAAATAACTCCTAAAAGCTTCCTCCTTGCCAGGCGGACAGCTCACGCCAGCTCTCCGTTCATTCTCCCGCTGTAAAAAGGCTTACAGTTCCAAACGCTGGTTGAAGGCGCAGCCGGGAGGAACAGCAAAATTCCCCGTAGATAAATGTGCTTCACCTGCCCTCTGTTCTGAGGCGCCACTGGAAGGTCCCCAGGGCGCTACGCGCAGACCCCCGCGCCGCCCAGCCCGAGCCCCCGGGCTCACGCGCCGATTCTCCCGCCGCGCGAGGCAGCCCGCCGGGGCGAAGCGTCCCCCACAGCCCACGGGCAGCAGCACCTCCCTCCGCGCCGACccaaggggctggcagggctgacGCTGACCCGTCCCGGGAAGGCGAGGAGGGACGAAGGGATCCCCGGGAAGGTGGCCGGTGGGGCGAGGAGCACAGCCGCGTTCCGGGCCGAGAGGCCAAGCCCGGCGCCTGCCTCCCCCCCGCGGACGCGGACACCGGCCCAGCCGGCAGCACCGCGACGCCCTCACGGCCCCGCAGCACCCGCGCCGCGACCCCCCGCAGGTACCGGGGCGGCAGCACCGGCACGGCTCCTCAGGCCGCTTCCGCAGCAACGCTCCGCTCTGACCGCTACCCCTCTGCTTCTATTACAAACCTGCCGCCATCGCACAGCCTCCCGGCGCCACAGGCTgcgccccgccccggcgccgAGCATGCCGAGGGGTGTAGTCCCAAGCCGCCGCCTTCCCCTCCCAGTTGCGAGGCGGTTCTGCGGAGCTCGAACTACAGCTCCCAGGCGCCTCAGCGGCGAAACGGCCGTTAACGGGCACCGACAGCGCCGCGAAGAAGGGcgcctgcagccactgctgccctgACTCCCGCCCGCAGCGGCGGCGGGGATCCCTCCGGGCAGCCGGGCTTGCCCCTCGCCCCTGAGGGCGGCCAGCAGGTGGAGGCGGCTCCCGGGTCCTCCGCCAGTGGCCCTTTAGGGAGCCGGGTTTCTCCTGGGGCAGCGC of Falco cherrug isolate bFalChe1 chromosome 2, bFalChe1.pri, whole genome shotgun sequence contains these proteins:
- the CENPJ gene encoding centromere protein J isoform X3, which produces MLMLHQQTKEYNVKMPAVEDPGSEQNFVAHWMSDSSRAGVLLDPSFTGLKINTEDLLSGPDNITAFPAEVLHLSDSCSVSDDSLCEESGSSRMLQQCTTETPFPAAAACNLETSKTDFVHGEVDGQNKSAHSDPLLQKLEQLKELQQQKQEQLKKQQMEQLQRLMEEQQKLLSMVSGQTAVLGKNMWCPEQKMEILMESDDDHIDPLCVKNADLSENSSRGKHLWTDTEERPIKAAIQEKKQTFEEFLEEQIKLEEQRREQTQKLQRTNGSAVQKPVIKRPFLKRGEGLTRFTNAKSNITKPGRNTPKLQQKASDDRNVTKVDGSQIQKKTVPPGKELVPENPLAQCKKYNHADKAKHCPIQKTLVLRNHNGKNIETRMQPGKNHDGQMKDSFPSEINNKVENKENLVGFDKFNIGKIRKKLPGTEKPQLPCELASAFSNSKCPVGNPVKDSELSFEVSFQNKLENWEKEKEKENLELDEFLFLEQAADEISFSSNSSFVQRILAQDQQTLKGRRMSSTPIKVKQQQVKALAAELTNKENRKADCMIQGNINDRAVMHTVSNSGTAFRMKDPLNKTDSVIFSASSMTAAPALKSNQWIVNEDKGEGSGDTTTDSESEFETTLKHENEDARTSVISHRESDPEFFDYGGSVTDISKESKNGDGDVGLSDKDCSALLKQKILKASDHQKNMSCISRNKFEFDDERTWSDLDETDVNSDLPEKYTKKPLQMDFSSKNDTTVPDKVIKRKVASKRGDEISEESAVDTDSNGPPASNLMMKLFLSLKPKQKAGCHSEREIKSNVEQEPGGKTVPSQVLRERLTELETEIERFRAENATLTKLREEREHALASIRKEIADFQQQKAQELAEIEEYKKKEIKKLQKERKVFEKYTTEARAIPDKKERDEIQALKQQIAELQEDLKQKEVKWSTTHRRLKDRIEALVNENMDLKEEIKIMERFRLEAWKKVESAGSRRKTENSGPTLKRAESYLPNRGPKSQTAPPLLPVQKCSKINGKSCSQAKGKLSRTPASGLASDRSNSETTTPLEDSSRTFMVDTSPNEACVSLPSGPACTDSEEIQRETAYPDGKVEKFLKNGCHLIFFPNGTWKKVGSDGKTVTITFFNGDVKQVMPDQTVIYYYADAKTTHTTYSDGLEVLQFSNGQIEKHYPDGKKEITFPDQTIKNLFTDGQEESIFPDGTIVRIQRDGSKMIEFTNGQRELHTSQFKRREYPDGTVKTVYLNGQQETKYTSGRIRVKDKDGNIIMDTKV
- the CENPJ gene encoding centromere protein J isoform X4, with product MLMLHQQTKEYNVKMPAVEDPGSEQNFVAHWMSDSSRAGVLLDPSFTGLKINTEDLLSGPDNITAFPAEVLHLSDSCSVSDDSLCEESGSSRMLQQCTTETPFPAAAACNLETSKTDFVHGEVDGQNKSAHSDPLLQKLEQLKELQQQKQEQLKKQQMEQLQRLMEEQQKLLSMVSGQTAVLGKNMWCPEQKMEILMESDDDHIDPLCVKNADLSENSSRGKHLWTDTEERPIKAAIQEKKQTFEEFLEEQIKLEEQRREQTQKLQRTNGSAVQKPVIKRPFLKRGEGLTRFTNAKSNITKPGRNTPKLQQKASDDRNVTKVDGSQIQKKTVPPGKELVPENPLAQCKKYNHADKAKHCPIQKTLVLRNHNGKNIETRMQPGKNHDGQMKDSFPSEINNKVENKENLVGFDKFNIGKIRKKLPGTEKPQLPCELASAFSNSKCPVGNPVKDSELSFEVSFQNKLENWEKEKEKENLELDEFLFLEQAADEISFSSNSSFVQRILAQDQQTLKGRRMSSTPIKVKQQQVKALAAELTNKENRKADCMIQGNINDRAVMHTVSNSGTAFRMKDPLNKTDSVIFSASSMTAAPALKSNQWIVNEDKGEGSGDTTTDSESEFETTLKHENEDARTSVISHRESDPEFFDYGGSVTDISKESKNGDGDVGLSDKDCSALLKQKILKASDHQKNMSCISRNKFEFDDERTWSDLDETDVNSDLPEKYTKKPLQMDFSSKNDTTVPDKVIKRKVASKRGDEISEESAVDTDSNGPPASNLMMKLFLSLKPKQKAGCHSEREIKSNVEQEPGGKTVPSQVLRERLTELETEIERFRAENATLTKLREEREHALASIRKEIADFQQQKAQELAEIEEYKKKEIKKLQKERKVFEKYTTEARAIPDKKERDEIQALKQQIAELQEDLKQKEVKWSTTHRRLKDRIEALVNENMDLKEEIKIMERFRLEAWKKVESAGSRRKTENSGPTLKRAESYLPNRGPKSQTAPPLLPVQKCSKINGKSCSQAKGKLSRTPASGLASDRSNSETTTPLEDSSRTFMDTSPNEACVSLPSGPACTDSEEIQRETAYPDGKVEKFLKNGCHLIFFPNGTWKKVGSDGKTVTITFFNGDVKQVMPDQTVIYYYADAKTTHTTYSDGLEVLQFSNGQIEKHYPDGKKEITFPDQTIKNLFTDGQEESIFPDGTIVRIQRDGSKMIEFTNGQRELHTSQFKRREYPDGTVKTVYLNGQQETKYTSGRIRVKDKDGNIIMDTKV